The Paraconexibacter algicola genome includes the window GCGAGCGCGTCGAGGTCCGCCTCACCGACGCCGGCCACGCGGGCAACGCCACGCGCGCGCTGCAACCGCTCAGCGACGAGCCCGTCAGCGCCGACGGCGACCTCGTGCGCGTCGTGCCCCGGCTGGCCGAGGGAGCGACCGTCGCGGTCGTCCGCGCGCTCGACGCGCAGGGCGTCGGGGTCGCCGACGTCGCCACCACGAAGCCGACGCTCGACGACGTCTTCCTGACGCTCACCGGCAAGCCGGCCGAGACCGCCGCGGCGGCCGCGACGACCGACCCGACCCCCACCGGCGGCCCGGACGGGCCCACCGCACCCCGGACCACGACCCGCGAGGAGATCCCCGCATGACCCGCCACATCTCCGACACGCTCGTCATCGCCGAGCGCAACCTCGTCCGGCTGCCGCGCACCCCGGACCTGATCATCGCCTTCACCGTCCAGCCGGTGATGTTCGTCCTGCTGTTCGTCTACGTGTTCGGCGGCGCGATCACCACGCCCGGCTACGACTACGTCGACTTCCTGCTGCCCGGGATCATCGTCCAGAACATCGCGTTCGGCGGGTTCATCACCGCGCTCGGGCTCTGCGAGGACCTCAACAAGGGGCTCGTCGACCGCTTCCGCTCACTGCCGATGAGCCGCGCCGCCGTGCTCGCCGGCCGGACCGCGGCCGACATGGTCACGAACACGATCTCGCTGCTCGTGCTCGTCGCCACCGGCCTGGTCCTCGGGTTCGGCTTCGACGCGAGCGTCGTGGAGATCCTCGGCGGCTTCGCCCTGCTGATCCTCTTCGGCTACGCGTTCAGCTGGGTGTTCGCGCTGCTCGGCACGATCGTCTCCACCCCGGAGGCCGCCAACAGCCTCGGCTTCCTCGCGGTCTTCCCGCTGACCTTCATCAGCTCCGCGTTCGTGCCGACCGACTCGATGCCCGCGGGCCTGCAGGCGTTCGCCGACGTCAACCCGTTCACCGTGATGGTCGACGCCATCCGCCACCTGTGGCTCGGCGACCCGTCGGGCAGCGTGCTCGGCGCCATCGCCTGGTCGCTGGCGATCCTCGCGGTCTTCGCTCCGCTGGCCGTCAGCCGCTACCGCAGCGCCAGCGCGCGCTGACGTAGGGTCACGGGCATGACCGCCCCGCTGCGCCCACACCCCGGTTCCGTCGCGGTCATCGGCTCCGGGTTCGGCGGCGCGGTCAGCGCGCTGCGCCTCGCCGAGCAGGGCTGGTCGGTCACCGTGCTCGAGCAGGGCCGCCGCCACACCGACGCCGATCTGCTCGCCGCCCGCATGAGCCTGCGCGACTACCTGTGGGGGCCGGAGCTCGGGGCCCGCGGCTTCTTCTGGCAGCGGGTCTTCGGGCACATGGGGATCATCGGCGCGAGCGGCGTCGGCGGCGGCTCGATCGTCTGGGGCGCCGTGATGCTCGAGCCCGGGGACGCGTTCTTCGACGACCCCGCCTGGCCCGCCGGGACCGCCTGGCGCGAGGAGCTCGCCGAGCACTACGCCACCGCGCGCCGGATGCTCGGCGTCACCGAGACGCCGGCCCGGGCGCTGTCCGCCCAGGACGACCACCTGCTCGCCGCCGCCACCGCGATGGGCGCGCAGGACACGTTCGGCCGCGTGCCCGCCGCCATCTACTACGGGGACCGTCCGGGCGTCACGACCGACGACCCGTTCTTCGACGGCGCCGGCCCGCCGCGCACGAGCTGCCGGCTGTGCGGCGGCTGCCTGGCGGGCTGCCCGTACGGCGCGAAGAACTCGCTGGACCGCAACTACCTGCACCTCGCCCAGCGCGCCGGCGCGCGGATCCAGGAGCGCACCCGCGTCGACGCGATCGTCCCGCTCCCCGACGGCGGCTACGCGCTGCGCTGCAGCGACCCGTTCGCGCGCGGCCGCGCCCGGCACCGGCCCGACGTGCTCGCCGAGCGCGTCGTCGTCAGCGCCGGCGTCCTGGGCACGATGGAGCTGCTGCTGCGCTGCCGCGACGAGCTCGGCACGCTGCCCCGGATCGGCCCGCGCCTGGGCGCGCACGTGCGCACGAACAGCGAGGCGGTCACCGGGATCCTGCAGCCGCCGGGCTCCCCGTCCCTGACCCGCGGGCCGTCGATCAGCACCGACTTCCACCCCGACGGGCGCACGCACATCACGCAGAACCGCTACGTCGGCGGCGGCACGCTGCTGCGGCTCTCCTACGGGCCGCTCGTCGACGGGGAGGACCCGCGCGCCCGCGCGCGCGAGACGCTGCGGCGGATCGTCCGCCACCCGGTCACCCACCTGCGCACCGTGCTGGCTCGCGACTTCGAGGCGCGCTTCACCGCCCTGACCGTCATGCAGTCGGGGGAGGGGGACCTGCGGCTGCGCTGGGCGCGCTCCCCGGTGCGGCCGTGGCGGCGCGTGCTGCGCTCCGCCCCCGGCAGCGGCCCGGCGGCGCCGAGCTACCTGCCGGTCGCCAACGACGCCACGCGCGCGTTCGCGCAGGCCTCGGGCGGCACGCCGCTGAACCTCACCGTCGAGTCGATCGCGGGCCGCTCGTTCACCGCGCACGTGCTCGGCGGCGCGGTCATCGGCCCGGACGCCGACCACGGGGTCGTCGACGAGCGCCACGAGGTCTTCGGCCATCCCGGCCTCTACGTCGCCGACGCGTCGGTGATCCCCGCCGACGTCGGCGTCAACCCGTCGCTGACGATCACCGCGCTGGCCGAGCGGTTCGCCGCGCGCTTCGGCTCCCCGGAGACGCACGGCGGGGCGACGCCCGCACCGGTGCAGGACGACCTGCCCGCGGGCCTCGCGGCGCTCGCCCGCCGCTGGGCGGTCCTGCCCGCCCCGGACGTCGCGAGCCTCGAGGGCGACTGGCGGGCGACGTTCGTCGGCCCGGCCGTGCTGCGCGCCGTCGCGCCGCGCGGCGTCGGCGCGCTGGGCCTGCCGCGGTGGTGGGGCAAGCGGTTCGACGCCCACGGCAGCGGCATCAACCTCGTCGACGACGGCCACCGCGAGCACCAGCCGATGACCGCGACCCTCGCCCCGTCGGCGATCGACGGCCGCCCGGTCCTGCTCGTCACCTACCCGCCCGACGCGCCGCTGCCCTGGCGGCACGTGCGCGACGAGCTGCGCCAGCTCCCCGACGGCCGGATGCTCGCCATGTCCGCGATCGCCACCGGACCGCTCACCCGCGGGCTGCCGTTCGTCCTGGCGCGGGACGGACGGACGAATGTGCGATCTCACCGGGCGCCCGCCGCGCCGTAGAAGGGGGCACGGCCAAGGTTCCCCCGGCGCCGCCGCGCAGCCCATGACCCGCACCCTCCCCCCGCGCGCCCGACCGGTCGCGCTCGCGCTCGGCCTCCTCGTGGCGGCCTGGCTGCTCGTCCACGTCGTCGACGTGCACCAGACCATGGAGCTCGTCCTCCTGGCCGCCGTCGGCGTCGCCGTCATCCAGGCGCTGCGGCTCCGCGGGGCGCTCACGGTCGCCCGTGACGCCGGGGAGCAGGCGCTGCTCTCCGGCGCACAGGCCCGCGCGCTGCTCGCCAACGCGCCCGCGGCGATCTACTTCCGAGACCGCGAGGACCGCTTCGTCTTCGCCAACGACACCGCCGCCCGGATGGTCGACCCGGCCGGACGCGAGCTCGTCGGCCGGACCCTCGACGACCTCGTTCCCCCGGAGGTCGCCCGGTCGCTACGCGCCCACGAGCGCATCGTGCTGCACGAGGGCCGCGTGATCCGCCACGAGCAGGTCGCCCCGCACGCCGACGGCACCGACCACACGTTCCTGGTCACGAAGTTCCCGGTCCGTGACGACGATGGGGCGATCGTCGGGCTCGCCGGCGTGACGCTCGACATCACCGACACGAAGCAGGCGCAGGAGGGCCGCCGGGCCGCCGAGGAACGGTTCCGCGGCGCGTTCCACGGGGCCCCGATCGGCATGGCGATCGTCGACCTCGACGGTCGGTACGTCGAGGTGAACCGGGCGCTGTGCCAGCTGCTCGGTCGCAGCGAGGAGGACCTGCTGGGCCGGACCGTGCACTCGATCACGCACCCTGACGACGTCGCCGCGAGCATCCGCGCCATCGAGCGCGCACTCGCCGGTGAGCAGCGCGTCTACCAGCTCGAGAAGCGCTACCTGCACCTCGACGGCCACCCGATCTGGGTGACCCTGCACGGCACGGTCATCCGCGACGCCGAGGGCTGCCCGACCGCGATGCTCCGCCAGGTCCAGGACATCACGCAGCGGCGCGACGCAGAGCAGCGGCTGCGCCACCAGGCCGACCACGACCCGCTCACCGGGCTGCTGAACCGCCGGCGGTTCGAGGAGGAGGTCGCGGCGGCCGTCGTCCGCGGGACGGGCGCGCTGATGGTTCTCGACCTCGACCACTTCAAGCTCGTCAACGACACCCGCGGCCACTACGCGGGCGACCGGCTGATCACCGCGGTCGCCGCCACGCTGCGCAACCGCCTCGCCGACGGCGACGTCGTCGCGCGCCTGGGAGGCGACGAGTTCGGAGTCCTCCTGCCCACCGCCGACCGCGAGGAGGCCGAGGTGGTCGCCTCCGCGATCGTCCGCGACATCGAGGCGACGGTGTCCGGGGCCGCGCGCGGCGTGACCTGCAGCCTCGGCATCGCGCTGCTCGATCCGCTGCTGTCCGGCGAGCAGGCGCTCGTGCGTGCCGACCTCGCGATGTACGAGGCGAAGGAGAACGGCCGCGACCGCTGGGCGCACTACGCCGCCGACGACGCCCCGCAGCCGCGCATGAAGACCCGCCTGGACTGGGTGCAGCGCCTGCGGGACGCGCTGGACGAGGGGCGGTTCGTGCTCGACGCGCAGCCTATCCTCGACCTGCGGACCTCCGAGGTCCGCCAGCACGAGCTGCTCGTGCGCATGCGCGACGACGAGCGCGGACGGATCCTCCCCGGCGAGTTCCTCGAGGCCGCCGAGCAGTTCGACCTCGTCCAGGAGCTCGACCGCTGGGTCGTCGGCCGCGCGATCGACCTCATCGCCCGGCACCGGGCCGCCGGTCAGGAGCTCGTGCTCGAGGTGAACCTCTCCGGCAAGTCGCTCACCGAGGACCGGTTGCTCGCCCTCGTCGAGCGGCGGCTGCACGAGACGGGCGTCCCCGCCTCCAGCCTGATCTTCGAGATCACCGAGACGGCGGCGATCGCGAACATGGCGGCGGCCCGGCGGTTCGCCGAGCGGCTGCAGGCGCTCGGCTGCCGCTTCGCGCTGGACGACTTCGGGGCGGGCTTCGGCTCCTTCTACTACCTCAAGCACCTGCCGTTCGACTACCTGAAGATCGACGGCGAGTTCATCCGCGACTGCCTCGACGACGAGACCGACCGGCTCGTCGTCGCCGCCGTCGTCGACATGGCGACCGGGATGGGCAAGCAGACGATCGCCGAGTCCGTGGTGGACGACCGCTCCGCCCGCTTCCTGCGCCGGCAGGGCGTCGACTTCGCGCAGGGCTTCGGCGTCGGCCGGCCGCGGACCGTCGAGGAGATCCTCGCCGTCTAGCCGCGAGCCTGCGCCGCCGTGACCGGCCGGCGGTAGCGCAGCGCCACGAGGATCGCGGTCCCGCTGCCGCACAGGCCGACCGCGTTGGCGACGATCAGCGCCGCGTTCCCGAGCGCGACCCCGTAGCTCAGCCAGGCGATCCCGCCGCAGAACAGCACGGCGAGGAACCCGAGGCTCACGTCCTGCGCGGACCGTCGCTCGTGGACCCGGCGCGCCTGCAGCAGCGGGCTCGCGCCCATGCCGACCCCGAAGGCGGCCGCGAGCACCGCGAGGACATCGGTGGGATCCATGCCCGGCATGGTGCATGATCGGCGCTCCATGCGGATCACGGTCACCAACGTCTTCGTCGACGACCAGCGCAAGGCGCACGCCTTCTACACGGAGGTCCTCGGGTTCGTCACCAAGCACGACGTGCCGATGGGGGACTTCTCCTGGCTGACCGTCGTCGGCCCGGGCGAGCAGGACGGCGTCGAGCTGCTGCTCGAGCCCGCCGACCACCCGGCCGTCGGGCCGTTCCGTCAGGCGCTCCGGGAGGACGGCATCCCGTACACGTCGTTCGGCGTCGACGACGTCCACGCCGAGCACGAGCGGCTCGTCGGCCTCGGGGTCGAGTTCACGCAGGAGCCGACGCAGGCGGGCCCGGTCACGATCGCGGTGTTCGACGACACCTGCGGCAACCTCATCCAGATCGCCAGCCAGGCCTGACGCAGCTCAGCGGTCGGCGATCGCCCACACCTCCCCGGACTCCGACCCGACGTACAGGGCCCCGTCGCTCCCCAGGGCGGGGTAGGACTCCACGCTCGCGCCGGTGTCGACGTCGAACAGCAGGCGGCCCGTCCGGGCGAAGCCGTACACGTGGCCGGGGCGCGTGCCGACGTAGACGCGACCGTCCCGGTCGGTCACCGGCATCGTCCAGACCCCGACCGCGCGCAGTCGGGCGCTGCGCGCCAGGCCCACGTAGCGGGCCACCACCCGCCCGGTGCGGACGTCGACGACGGTGGTCCGGCCCCGATGATCGCCCCACAGCGCCTGCCCGGCGCGCGTCACCGCGGGAGAGGAGTACGTCAGGGCGCCGCGGCGTACGCGCCAGCGAACACGGCCCTCGCGCGACACGCCGTACTGGTACGGGTCGTTGGAGCCGATCACGACCGTGCCGTCCGGCCCGACCGCCGGGGACACCTCGACCAGATCGCCGGTCCGCACGCGCCAGCGCACGCGCCCGCTGCGCGTCTCGTCGCGCACCGCGACGAGATCGTTCGCGGCGGTCCCGTAGACCGTCCCGTCGGGGCCGACCGCCGGACTCCCGTACGACGGGCCGGACCCCAGGCGCAGGCGCCAGCGCTCGCGCACCGCGGCCGTCGTGACCTCCAGGGCCCGCAGTTCCCCGCCCATGTCGGCGACGTACACCGACCGGCCAGGACCGCGGACCGGGGAGAGCACCATCGCGCCGAACTGCACCCGCCAGCGCTCGCGGCCCTCCGCGTCGAGCGCGAACAGGGTGTTCTGCGGGCCCGGCCACAGGATCAGGTCGTCCCCGAGCACGAGTGGGCTCGTCGACAGGTCGATCCCGTAGGAGCCCTGACCGTCGAACGTCCAGCGGTCCCGGCCGGTGGCGGGGTCGAGCGCGTGCAGGACCCCGGCGTTGGAGGCGGCGAGCACCGACCCGTCGGCCGCGAGGACCGGGCCCGGGACGGCCGCGCCCTCCAGCCGCCGGCGCCAGCGCACCCGTCCCGTCTGCGGACCCGTCACGGGCGCCGAGCCGCTGTGCGCCGGGTCGTGACCGGCCATCGGCCAGGCCGAGGCGGGGGCGGGCACCGGCGTGGGAACCGGGACGGCGGTGCTCGCCGGCGCGATCGTGCGGTCGTCCCGCGGCGCGACCACGACGGGCGCGGCGTCCGCGGCGCCGTTCCCGGGGCGCCGGTCCTGGCCCGCGCAGCCGGCCAGCACGACGCAGACGAGGACGAGCGCGGGAGCGGGCGAGCGGCGCGCCGGGCGGAGGGGGTCCATGGATCGGACGGTAGGCGGGAGATCTGAACGGACGGTGACGGGACGTCGGCACGCCTGGGATTGCGGTCACCCCCGAGCGGGTACGAGGGCGCGCAGTGTCGTTCCTCTCCCACGATCCGCACCCCTGGCCCGAGCGCACCTGGCGGCGCACCGAGGACGGTCTGCTGCGCCCGCGCAGCACCGTGCTCGTCGCCGGCGAGGACGACCTGCCCGTCGCCGTCCTGCGCCGCTGCGTGCGCTGCGACGACGTGATCGTCGCGGGCCCGCTCGTCACGCTCGAGGACGTGCTGCCCGAGGCGCGCGAGCTCCGCCCCGACCTCGTCCTGCTGTGCGGCACGACCGACGACCCGCGCCTGCACGCCGCGATGCACGCCCTCTACGCCGGCGGTGGCCCGTCGCGCGTCGCGCTGCTCGTGCGGCTCGGCAGCCTCGTGCGCTGCCTGCCGATGGGCGACTTCGACCCGGCGCTCGACCGCCTGCTGCTGCACCTCGCGGGGGAGACCGCCGAGGGTCGCGCCGCCCGCTGAGTCGCCGCCGTCAGACCGCGGCCCGCGTGACCGTGGGCCCGCGCGCGACGAGCAGCGCCGGCAGCAGGCACAGCGCCAGCACGCCGCCGAGCAGCGCCAGGCCGACGTAGTCGGTGGCGGCGACGACGAAGCCGCTGCCCATCCCGCCCGTCGCCCCGGCGAGCGCGACCCCGAGATCGACCCGGCCCTGCGTCCGCGCGCGTTCCGCGAGCGGCACCGCATCGGTCACCAGCGCCGTGCCCGCGACGAGCCCGAGGTTCCATCCCAGGCCCAGCAGCACCAGCGCGACCGCGAGGATCCCGACCGAGTCCGCCGGGGCGAGCGCCGCGACGCCCCCGGCGAGCACGAGCGTCCCCGACCCCGCGGCGAGCACCGGCCGGCGCCCGACCCGGTCGACGAGCTGGCCGGTGAGGGGGGAGGGGAGGAACATCGCCGCGACGTGCAGCGAGATGACGAAGCCCGCCGCGCCGACCCCGTGGCCGTGGTCGCGCATGTGGACCGGCGTCATCGTCATCACCGCGACCATCACGAGCTGCGTGACGATCATGCCCGCCGCGGCGAGGCGCAGGGTCGCAGTCGCCTCCTGCGCCTGCGCGTCGGCGGCCCGCGCGGCGGCGGCGTCGGTCGCGGTCGGCGCTGCGGCCGTCGGCGGCGCGGCGGGCTCCTCGGCCGCCCAGGCGCGGGCGGTCAGCAGCGGGTCGGGACGCAGCAGCACGGCGACGGCCACGGCGGCGAGCGCGTACGCGCTGCCCGCCAGCAGGAACGGGCCCGCGAGCTCCCGGATGCCGAGCTCGCGGGCGAGGCTGCCGGTCGGCTCGACGAGGTTCGGTCCGATCACGGCGCCGAGCGTCGTCGCGACGAGCACCGTGCTCACCGCGCGGCCGCGCCGCTCGGGGTCGGCGAGGTCGGCCCCGGCGTAGCGGGCCTGGAGGTTCGTCGCGGACCCGGACCCGTAGAGCACGAGCGCGACGAACAGCAGCGGCACGTGGTCGATCGCCGCCGCGACCACCACGCCCGCGGCGCCGACCGCACCGACCGCGTAGCCGGCGGCGAGACCGGGCCGCCGACCGGACCGGTCCGACAGCCGCGCGACGAGCAGCGCGGCGGCCGCCGCACCCCCGGTCAGCAGCGCGGCGGGGACCCCGGCGGCACTCGTGGTCCCGAGCATGTCCTCCGCCAGCAGCGCCCCGACGGTGATCCCGGCGGCGAGGCCCGCCCCCGCCAGGACCTGGGCGAGCAGCAGCACCCGCAGCACGCGCCGCTGGACCGCGCCGCGGGCCCCCGCGTCGGCGTGCGCCCCGCTCACGACGGGACCGGGGCGGCGGCGCCGCGGGGGCCCGCGCCCGCCTGCGCCGCGGCGTCGAGCACGACCGCGAGCACGTCCGTCGCCGGGCGTGCGGGGTCGTCGAGCAGGCCGTCCAGCCGCGCGCCGGTCAGCGCCCGGACCTTCTCGCCCAGCTGCTCGCCGCTCATCGGCTGCTGCGGCGAGCCGAGCGCCGCCTCCACGCGCGCGACCTCGATCTCCCCGCTCGCGGTCTCGTGCACGAGCAC containing:
- a CDS encoding PQQ-binding-like beta-propeller repeat protein, giving the protein MDPLRPARRSPAPALVLVCVVLAGCAGQDRRPGNGAADAAPVVVAPRDDRTIAPASTAVPVPTPVPAPASAWPMAGHDPAHSGSAPVTGPQTGRVRWRRRLEGAAVPGPVLAADGSVLAASNAGVLHALDPATGRDRWTFDGQGSYGIDLSTSPLVLGDDLILWPGPQNTLFALDAEGRERWRVQFGAMVLSPVRGPGRSVYVADMGGELRALEVTTAAVRERWRLRLGSGPSYGSPAVGPDGTVYGTAANDLVAVRDETRSGRVRWRVRTGDLVEVSPAVGPDGTVVIGSNDPYQYGVSREGRVRWRVRRGALTYSSPAVTRAGQALWGDHRGRTTVVDVRTGRVVARYVGLARSARLRAVGVWTMPVTDRDGRVYVGTRPGHVYGFARTGRLLFDVDTGASVESYPALGSDGALYVGSESGEVWAIADR
- a CDS encoding MFS transporter; translated protein: MSGAHADAGARGAVQRRVLRVLLLAQVLAGAGLAAGITVGALLAEDMLGTTSAAGVPAALLTGGAAAAALLVARLSDRSGRRPGLAAGYAVGAVGAAGVVVAAAIDHVPLLFVALVLYGSGSATNLQARYAGADLADPERRGRAVSTVLVATTLGAVIGPNLVEPTGSLARELGIRELAGPFLLAGSAYALAAVAVAVLLRPDPLLTARAWAAEEPAAPPTAAAPTATDAAAARAADAQAQEATATLRLAAAGMIVTQLVMVAVMTMTPVHMRDHGHGVGAAGFVISLHVAAMFLPSPLTGQLVDRVGRRPVLAAGSGTLVLAGGVAALAPADSVGILAVALVLLGLGWNLGLVAGTALVTDAVPLAERARTQGRVDLGVALAGATGGMGSGFVVAATDYVGLALLGGVLALCLLPALLVARGPTVTRAAV
- a CDS encoding putative bifunctional diguanylate cyclase/phosphodiesterase, translated to MTRTLPPRARPVALALGLLVAAWLLVHVVDVHQTMELVLLAAVGVAVIQALRLRGALTVARDAGEQALLSGAQARALLANAPAAIYFRDREDRFVFANDTAARMVDPAGRELVGRTLDDLVPPEVARSLRAHERIVLHEGRVIRHEQVAPHADGTDHTFLVTKFPVRDDDGAIVGLAGVTLDITDTKQAQEGRRAAEERFRGAFHGAPIGMAIVDLDGRYVEVNRALCQLLGRSEEDLLGRTVHSITHPDDVAASIRAIERALAGEQRVYQLEKRYLHLDGHPIWVTLHGTVIRDAEGCPTAMLRQVQDITQRRDAEQRLRHQADHDPLTGLLNRRRFEEEVAAAVVRGTGALMVLDLDHFKLVNDTRGHYAGDRLITAVAATLRNRLADGDVVARLGGDEFGVLLPTADREEAEVVASAIVRDIEATVSGAARGVTCSLGIALLDPLLSGEQALVRADLAMYEAKENGRDRWAHYAADDAPQPRMKTRLDWVQRLRDALDEGRFVLDAQPILDLRTSEVRQHELLVRMRDDERGRILPGEFLEAAEQFDLVQELDRWVVGRAIDLIARHRAAGQELVLEVNLSGKSLTEDRLLALVERRLHETGVPASSLIFEITETAAIANMAAARRFAERLQALGCRFALDDFGAGFGSFYYLKHLPFDYLKIDGEFIRDCLDDETDRLVVAAVVDMATGMGKQTIAESVVDDRSARFLRRQGVDFAQGFGVGRPRTVEEILAV
- a CDS encoding ABC transporter permease; the protein is MTRHISDTLVIAERNLVRLPRTPDLIIAFTVQPVMFVLLFVYVFGGAITTPGYDYVDFLLPGIIVQNIAFGGFITALGLCEDLNKGLVDRFRSLPMSRAAVLAGRTAADMVTNTISLLVLVATGLVLGFGFDASVVEILGGFALLILFGYAFSWVFALLGTIVSTPEAANSLGFLAVFPLTFISSAFVPTDSMPAGLQAFADVNPFTVMVDAIRHLWLGDPSGSVLGAIAWSLAILAVFAPLAVSRYRSASAR
- a CDS encoding SemiSWEET family sugar transporter: MDPTDVLAVLAAAFGVGMGASPLLQARRVHERRSAQDVSLGFLAVLFCGGIAWLSYGVALGNAALIVANAVGLCGSGTAILVALRYRRPVTAAQARG
- a CDS encoding VOC family protein codes for the protein MRITVTNVFVDDQRKAHAFYTEVLGFVTKHDVPMGDFSWLTVVGPGEQDGVELLLEPADHPAVGPFRQALREDGIPYTSFGVDDVHAEHERLVGLGVEFTQEPTQAGPVTIAVFDDTCGNLIQIASQA
- a CDS encoding GMC oxidoreductase — protein: MTAPLRPHPGSVAVIGSGFGGAVSALRLAEQGWSVTVLEQGRRHTDADLLAARMSLRDYLWGPELGARGFFWQRVFGHMGIIGASGVGGGSIVWGAVMLEPGDAFFDDPAWPAGTAWREELAEHYATARRMLGVTETPARALSAQDDHLLAAATAMGAQDTFGRVPAAIYYGDRPGVTTDDPFFDGAGPPRTSCRLCGGCLAGCPYGAKNSLDRNYLHLAQRAGARIQERTRVDAIVPLPDGGYALRCSDPFARGRARHRPDVLAERVVVSAGVLGTMELLLRCRDELGTLPRIGPRLGAHVRTNSEAVTGILQPPGSPSLTRGPSISTDFHPDGRTHITQNRYVGGGTLLRLSYGPLVDGEDPRARARETLRRIVRHPVTHLRTVLARDFEARFTALTVMQSGEGDLRLRWARSPVRPWRRVLRSAPGSGPAAPSYLPVANDATRAFAQASGGTPLNLTVESIAGRSFTAHVLGGAVIGPDADHGVVDERHEVFGHPGLYVADASVIPADVGVNPSLTITALAERFAARFGSPETHGGATPAPVQDDLPAGLAALARRWAVLPAPDVASLEGDWRATFVGPAVLRAVAPRGVGALGLPRWWGKRFDAHGSGINLVDDGHREHQPMTATLAPSAIDGRPVLLVTYPPDAPLPWRHVRDELRQLPDGRMLAMSAIATGPLTRGLPFVLARDGRTNVRSHRAPAAP